The Metabacillus sediminilitoris genome window below encodes:
- the clpP gene encoding ATP-dependent Clp endopeptidase proteolytic subunit ClpP, producing MTAIPYVIEQSNRGERSYDIYSRLLKDRIIMLGDEINDQVANSVVAQLLFLAADDSEKDISLYINSPGGSTSAGFAIFDTMQYIKPDIRTICTGMAASFGATLLLAGTKGKRYALPNSEIMIHQPLGGVKGQATDIEISARRILRLKEHVNKLYADFTGQPIEKVRIDTERDYFMSAEEALQYGIIDEIIYPASKLE from the coding sequence ATGACAGCAATTCCATATGTGATTGAGCAATCGAATCGAGGAGAAAGGTCATATGATATTTATTCCCGTCTGTTAAAAGATCGGATTATTATGCTTGGTGATGAGATCAATGATCAAGTTGCTAACAGTGTTGTTGCACAATTATTATTTTTGGCTGCTGATGATTCTGAAAAAGATATATCATTGTATATAAATAGTCCAGGTGGTTCCACCTCTGCAGGATTTGCCATTTTTGATACAATGCAATATATAAAACCAGATATTAGGACAATTTGTACAGGAATGGCTGCTTCTTTCGGTGCTACCCTGCTCCTTGCCGGAACAAAGGGAAAGCGCTATGCCTTACCAAATAGTGAAATTATGATTCACCAGCCGTTAGGCGGAGTGAAGGGGCAGGCGACAGATATCGAAATCTCTGCAAGACGAATTCTAAGGTTAAAAGAGCATGTAAACAAATTATATGCAGACTTCACTGGACAGCCAATTGAAAAAGTAAGAATTGATACAGAACGGGATTATTTTATGAGTGCAGAAGAGGCACTGCAGTATGGAATTATTGATGAAATTATTTACCCCGCCTCTAAACTTGAGTAA
- a CDS encoding sigma-70 family RNA polymerase sigma factor, whose translation MHSNVREDLANKKLYKLEEYIPALLAYSKFLTKSSWDGEDIAQETFLKAIEKYGHKPEKISSALLKKMAYNQWIDTIRKRKKEAIEDVLENIAEMNGHPSVDKMEIVQYLLNHFTPKQAVILFLKEAFCYQSNEIAEILGTTEMAVKSILYRSKKRIEKQSSTELDWEKEERQLLSELFHDALVQQDPSILIRTIPMIHSLMKESITAIPSKTLSPSSVLCLAA comes from the coding sequence ATGCATAGTAACGTGCGGGAGGACCTTGCTAATAAGAAGTTATATAAGCTTGAGGAATATATACCAGCGCTTTTGGCATATAGCAAATTTTTAACGAAGAGCAGTTGGGATGGAGAGGATATTGCACAAGAAACTTTTCTGAAGGCAATTGAGAAATATGGTCATAAGCCTGAAAAGATCTCCTCTGCCCTGTTAAAGAAAATGGCCTATAATCAATGGATCGATACAATCCGTAAGCGGAAAAAAGAAGCGATAGAGGATGTGCTTGAGAATATCGCTGAAATGAATGGACATCCATCTGTTGATAAGATGGAGATCGTTCAATATCTACTCAATCATTTTACGCCGAAACAAGCAGTTATCCTTTTTTTAAAAGAGGCATTTTGTTATCAATCTAATGAGATTGCAGAAATTCTTGGGACTACAGAAATGGCGGTAAAATCAATCTTATATCGCTCAAAAAAGCGAATTGAAAAGCAAAGCAGCACAGAGCTCGACTGGGAAAAGGAAGAAAGACAATTGCTATCAGAATTGTTTCATGACGCTCTCGTCCAACAGGATCCTTCTATCCTTATTCGTACTATTCCGATGATACACTCTTTAATGAAGGAATCCATTACGGCCATTCCTTCAAAAACACTCTCTCCTTCAAGCGTACTATGCTTGGCTGCATAA